A genomic region of Anopheles coustani chromosome 3, idAnoCousDA_361_x.2, whole genome shotgun sequence contains the following coding sequences:
- the LOC131272022 gene encoding uncharacterized protein LOC131272022, producing the protein METTARVHQTKASGSRHRSSRSRRSATPQRLEQLEQSEVRGGDGPGPGQEGSELEPGGSKNRSSTVVRVVRRPDTPEHSGGSTTTNASSSGAATGTSGTTQNFHYSASGDTSGGPVRVSQATTRSLSPSAAVATTELDVASGTEENNEPRPDGAGEMMVAVVELANGTASIEPAPGPTDDKLQKGILGYMDRQLKVQSLSDPQKSPAQRSTRSRSSLEKSPRRKRSKSESRRRRERKILAAGEMEVRQANETLMRYLKQCSDFNDASLSGDLEIPEHLEDRRVHRKTKSQRERKLHQQQPDRPGGGRTSNADDLLSYHGEIYNPFTPVVSPTTEGAPTRIDKMYIQTASGYRPVDNTYSYHKSSTLIGGDPESNRNTVSTSVHLSCAVQRVWHLFSTVCHGLLGGLAFAHLLLICTTKPYDWVDASIRHYSAFAEVYANTFYCLAIVCMVSIFDRMDIAHGGESNVSFRSVFIIMIYIMTIMLSLSAGSMDERLYLTATLNSTVWEEELETNKVLSIWNALSIARSVGAIFGWLVVGFLPNQDNLYDQLLEMEKYQLH; encoded by the exons ATGGAAACGACGGCCCGCGTTCACCAGACGAAAGCGTCCGGCTCGAGGCATCGTAGTTCCCGTTCTCGCCGTAGCGCAACGCCCCAGCGGCTggagcagctcgagcagtCGGAAGTGCGCGGTGGCGATGGGCCCGGCCCTGGCCAGGAGGGGTCGGAGCTGGAGCCGGGCGGGTCTAAAAATAGATCGTCTACCGTAGTGCGGGTGGTGCGCCGACCGGACACACCGGAGCacagtggtggtagtacgacgACCAACGCGAGCAGCAGCGGCGCCGCCACCGGAACTTCCGGCACGACCCAGAACTTCCACTACAGCGCGAGCGGGGACACGAGCGGTGGACCGGTGCGCGTTTCCCAGGCCACCACCCGCAGCCTCTCGCCGTCGGCCGCCGTGGCAACGACGGAGCTGGACGTAGCATCCGGTACCGAGGAAAACAACGAACCCCGGCCAGACGGTGCTGGGGAAATGATGGTAGCCGTCGTGGAACTGGCGAACGGGACGGCCAGCATCGAACCGGCACCGGGACCGACGGACGATAAGCTGCAGAAGGGCATCCTGGGCTATATGGACCGCCAGCTGAAGGTGCAGTCGCTGTCGGACCCGCAGAAGAGTCCGGCCCAGCGGAGCACCCGAAGCCGGAGCAGCCTGGAGAAGAGCCCACGCCGGAAGCGCAGTAAGTCCGAGTCGAGGCGGAGGCGCGAGCGGAAGATACTGGCCGCCGGCGAGATGGAGGTACGCCAGGCGAACGAAACGCTGATGCGCTATCTGAAGCAGTGCTCGGACTTTAACGATGCGTCCCTGTCCGGGGACCTGGAGATACCGGAGCATCTGGAGGATCGGCGGGTCCACCGGAAAACCAAATCCCAGCGGGAGCGAAAacttcatcagcagcaacCGGATCGACCCGGCGGTGGTCGGACCAGCAATG CTGACGATCTGCTAAGCTACCATGGGGAGATCTACAATCCCTTCACACCGGTGGTCTCGCCGACCACCGAAGGTGCGCCAACGCGCATCGACAAGATGTACATACAGACTGCTAGCGGTTACCGACCGGTTGACAATACCTACTCATACCACAAGTCCTCAACACTGATTGGAGGTGATCCAGAAAGCAATAG AAATACAGTGAGTACGTCGGTGCACCTTTCCTGTGCGGTACAGCGGGTATGGCACCTGTTTTCGACCGTCTGCCACGGGCTGCTCGGTGGCCTTGCGTTCGCCCATCTGCTGCTGATCTGCACAACGAAGCCGTACGATTGGGTAGACGCCTCAATCCGCCATTACTCTGCCTTCGCTGAGGTGTACGCCAATACCTTCTACTGCTTGGCGATCGTGTGCATGGTGTCGATCTTCGATCG GATGGACATTGCACATGGAGGCGAATCGAATGTTTCCTTCCGCTCGGtcttcatcatcatgatcTACATAATGACGATCATGCTGAGCTTATCGGCTGGATCGATGGACGAACGACTGTATCTTACCGCCACGTTAAATTCTACCGTCTGGGAAGAGGAACTG GAAACGAATAAAGTGCTTAGCATCTGGAATGCTCTGTCGATAGCGCGAAGCGTCGGTGCCATCTTTGGCTGGTTGGTGGTCGGCTTCCTGCCCAACCAGGACAATCTCTACGATCAGCTGCTGGAGATGGAAAAGTATCAGCTACATTGA